A single window of Mugil cephalus isolate CIBA_MC_2020 chromosome 1, CIBA_Mcephalus_1.1, whole genome shotgun sequence DNA harbors:
- the LOC125007391 gene encoding alkali-sensitive linkage protein 1-like — MDLTFRSTSVPNNTQIATVLVDASSNITAFNIDTTSVSVDGAGPVTTQAVEATANHETSTAEIMKTTTAPTTTAAATTKPATFICLIAVLFRVTTPPTVALTTKVVTFRSTQDTFTPDLQNSSSAAFMNRASLIKRQIEPLYQRQFPSSFNSLDLVSFRSGSIINTMNLRFVDTSVPDNNQIQNVLIGAASNVTDFDIESSSISVNSASSITATHKISLLTAASLGLFPWLLTSQQLLL, encoded by the exons atggACCTCACGTTTAGATCCACATCTGTTCCTAACAACACTCAGATTGCCACAGTTTTGGTCGACGCATCTTCCAACATCACAGCCTTTAACATCGACACAACCTCTGTTTCTGTGGATGGTGCAG GACCAGTAACTACACAAGCAGTAGAGGCAACAGCAAACCATGAAACTTCGACAgctgaaataatgaaaacaaccacagctccaacaacaactgctgcagcaacaacaaaacctGCAACTTTCATATGTTTAATTGCAGTTCTATTTAGAGTCACCACACCGCCAACTGTGGCCCTCACAACAAAAGTTGTGACTTTTAGATCTACTCAAGACACGTTTACACCCGACTTACAGAATTCGTCCTCCGCAGCGTTTATGAATCGAGCTTCACTGATAAAGAGACAG attGAACCCCTCTACCAAAGGCAGTTCCCTTCTTCCTTCAATTCCTTGGATTTGGTGTCCTTCAG AAGTGGTTCAATCATTAACACCATGAACCTAAGGTTTGTGGACACATCTGTTCCTGACAACAACCAGATTCAGAATGTTTTGATCGGTGCCGCTTCAAATGTTACCGACTTTGACATTGAAAGCAGCTCCATCAGCGTTAATAGTGCAT cttcaatTACAGCGACCCACAAGATCAGCCTCCTCACTGCAGCCTCCCTGGGGCTGTTTCCTTGGCTTCTGACAAGCCAGCAACTTCTTCTGTAG